In Chryseobacterium shigense, the following proteins share a genomic window:
- the mutY gene encoding A/G-specific adenine glycosylase, with the protein MKKDNRSSDFLHIGNKLLSWYGKNARDLHFRQTKDPYKIWICEIVFQQTRINQGLNHYNNFIKRFPDVKTLAEAEENEVLLYWKGLGYYSRAINIHKASQQIMNDYHGVFPVEYEEILKLKGVGKYTAAAVSSICFGGKMPAVDGNFYRVLSRIFADDFDISNSKAFSYFSQLAMLVMPENVGDFNQAMMDLGSEICKPKNPLCGECPVNDDCLAFSRGKTSEYPVKTKKVKTEDLSLKYYFVCRNGQFLIRQRKDDFIWKKLFEFPTTISRELEPFITNVKTFTHKLTHKNLTIEIFRVEVDSEAIWNTFTVKNQYIITDFEASHDKSFPKPLENYIQNSLKD; encoded by the coding sequence TTGAAAAAAGATAATAGAAGCTCAGATTTTCTCCATATAGGAAACAAACTCCTGAGCTGGTACGGAAAAAATGCAAGAGATCTGCATTTCAGACAGACAAAAGATCCCTACAAAATCTGGATCTGCGAAATTGTTTTTCAGCAGACAAGGATTAATCAGGGGCTTAATCACTATAATAATTTCATTAAAAGGTTTCCCGATGTGAAGACTTTGGCTGAGGCTGAAGAAAATGAAGTTTTGCTTTACTGGAAAGGGCTGGGATACTATTCAAGAGCCATTAACATCCATAAGGCTTCACAACAGATTATGAATGATTATCATGGCGTTTTTCCTGTTGAGTATGAAGAGATTCTAAAATTAAAAGGAGTGGGGAAATATACGGCAGCAGCAGTTTCAAGCATCTGTTTCGGAGGCAAAATGCCGGCTGTTGACGGGAATTTTTACAGAGTTTTAAGCCGTATTTTTGCTGACGATTTTGATATTTCAAATTCAAAAGCCTTTTCTTATTTCTCCCAGCTTGCAATGTTGGTCATGCCGGAAAATGTAGGTGATTTTAACCAGGCTATGATGGATCTTGGTTCAGAAATCTGCAAACCTAAAAATCCTCTCTGCGGCGAATGTCCTGTAAATGATGACTGCCTCGCATTCTCACGGGGAAAAACATCAGAATATCCTGTAAAAACAAAAAAAGTGAAGACAGAAGACCTGTCGTTGAAGTATTATTTTGTGTGCAGAAACGGACAGTTTTTAATCAGACAGAGGAAAGATGATTTCATCTGGAAGAAATTGTTTGAATTCCCTACCACTATTTCCAGGGAACTTGAACCGTTTATCACAAATGTTAAAACCTTTACCCATAAGCTTACCCATAAGAATCTTACCATAGAAATTTTCAGGGTTGAAGTTGATTCAGAAGCTATTTGGAACACTTTTACAGTTAAAAACCAATACATCATTACAGACTTTGAGGCTTCTCATGATAAATCTTTTCCCAAGCCTTTGGAAAACTATATCCAAAACTCACTGAAAGACTGA